A genomic region of Thunnus albacares chromosome 2, fThuAlb1.1, whole genome shotgun sequence contains the following coding sequences:
- the LOC123000042 gene encoding zinc finger protein OZF-like, whose amino-acid sequence MSSIHCFRELINERLTAAAEEIFGVFQKTIVEYEEEIDRQRRLLDIAWKSEMDLHIIELPQQHVCKEEEEEVLSDQQFCDQERNSSVDQEDPEPPQIKEEQEELCTSLEGEQLVLKQETETFMLTPTCEESDNSEDQTLDLSPDETQSAAEKEHFVSMSDKSFVVPEPNCDDQLLSHNFHVAESQDHKGGKRDSGSTRNAEPKAQTSHHKGKSHTDCEDKSTMLKIHSDSYTRKQSLKCDTCEKSFCSTSALNAHLTIHTGEKPYSCQTCGKDFRCNSGLMAHMRTHTGEKPYICNTCGRRFGQSSNLIRHKRLHTGEKPHSCDTCGKRFSKMSGLKTHMAVHTGEKPYLCNTCGKAFCLTSALNAHLAVHTDERPYSCKTCGRNFRYKSGLRVHMRTHTGERPYSCNICGKRFYHPSNVIQHKRIHTGEKPYLCNTCGKGFCNSSNLIKHKRIHTDERPYPCKICGRDFRSKDVLVVHIRTHTGEKPYSCDTCGKRFSQTSTLKSHMRIHTGEKPYSC is encoded by the exons ATGTCTTCAATTCACTGTTTTAGAGAGTTAATCAATGAGCgactaactgctgctgctgaagaaataTTTGGAGTTTTTCAAAAAACTATCGTCGAGTATGAGGAAGAGATCGATCGTCAGCGCAGACTGCTGGATATCGCTTGGAAATCTGAAATGGATTTACACATAATAG AGCTCCCACAGCAACATGTctgtaaggaggaggaggaggaggttctCAGTGACCAGCAGTTCTGTGACCAGGAGAGGAACTCCAGTGTGGACCAAGAGGACCCAGAGCCTCCAcagattaaagaggaacaggaggaactctGCACCAGTCTGGAGGGAGAGCAGCTGGTGCTGAAGCAGGAGACTGAAACCTTTATGTTGACTCCTACTTGTGAGGAAAGTGACAACAGTGAAGACCAGACATTAGACTTGAGTCCTGATGAAACTCAGAGtgcagcagagaaagagcaTTTTGTCAGCATGTCAGATAAAAGCTTTGTGGTACCAGAACCAAACTGTGATGACCAACTCCTCTCTCACAACTTTCATGTAGCTGAGAGCCAAGATCACAAAGGAGGCAAACGAGACTCAGGATCAACTAGAAATGCAGAGCCAAAAGCACAGACCAGTCACCACAAAGGCAAAAGTCACACTGACTGTGAAGACAAGTCCACCATGCTGAAGATTCACAGTGACTCTTATACAAGGaaacaatctttaaaatgtgacaCCTGTGAGAAAAGTTTCTGTTCGACATCAGCATTGAACGCTCATTTAACAATCCACACAGGTGAAAAGCCATATTCTTGCCAGACATGTGGGAAAGATTTCAGATGTAATAGCGGATTGATGGCCCACATGAGaacccacacaggtgagaagccatACATTTGCAACACCTGCGGGAGAAGGTTCGGCCAGTCGTCAAACTTGATAAGGCACAAAAGATTACATACAGGTGAGAAGCCACATTCTTGCGACACCTGTGGGAAAAGATTTAGTAAAATGTCAGGATTGAAAACTCATATGGcagtccacacaggtgagaagcctTATCTTTGCAACACCTGTGGGAAAGCGTTCTGTCTGACATCAGCATTGAACGCACATTTAGCAGTCCACACAGATGAGAGGCCATATTCTTGCAAAACATGTGGTAGAAATTTCAGATATAAGAGCGGATTGAGGGTCCACATGAGAACCCACACAGGTGAGAGGCCGTACTCCTGTAACATCTGCGGTAAAAGGTTTTATCACCCGTCAAACGTGATACAGCACAAAAGAatacacacaggtgagaagccgtacctTTGTAACACCTGCGGGAAAGGGTTTTGCAACTCGTCAAActtgataaaacataaaagaatacatacagatgaaaGGCCGTATCCTTGCAAAATATGTGGGAGAGATTTCAGATCTAAAGATGTATTGGTGGTCCACATAAGAACCCACACGGGTGAGAAGCCGTACTCTTGTGACACCTGTGGGAAAAGATTCAGTCAGACATCGACATTGAAATCTCATATGAGAATACACACGGGTGAGAAGCCATATTCTTGCTAA
- the LOC123000053 gene encoding zinc finger protein 347-like, which translates to MSSVQCLREFINERLTAAAEEIFRVFQKTIVDYEEEIDRQRRLLDIVWKPAIILNRIELPQHHVCEEEEVLSNQHLCNQERTSSLDQEDPEPPQIKEEQEELCTSLEGEQLVLKQETETFMLTPTCEESDNGGDQTLDLSPDETQSAAEKEHVVSRSIKSSVITEPNSDDQLLSHNSHVAESQDHKGGKHRDSGSTRNTGTTLQKRHHNSNRHTDSEHNSTMIKMNNNTYNSEKSFKCDACGKAFKYMSKLRRHLTIHTGEKPKTCETCGRDFRFNSGLLAHMRTHTGEKPYLCNTCGKRFCKSSNLIKHERIHTDERPYPCNICGRHFISKYVSVVHMRSHTGEKPYLCNTCGKRFSEKSKLKRHMKTHTGERPYLCSTCGKRFSRKATLTNHIMRYHTGEKPYTCKICGGDFRSSSNLNCHMRTHIDEKMNNCSMEEEEKMCNDTVFT; encoded by the exons ATGTCTTCAGTTCAGTGTCTGAGAGAGTTCATCAATGAGCgactaactgctgctgctgaagaaataTTCCGAGTTTTTCAAAAAACTATCGTCGATTACGAGGAAGAGATTGATCGTCAGCGCAGACTGCTGGATATCGTTTGGAAACCTGCAATTATTTTAAACAGGATAG AGCTCCCACAGCATCATGtctgtgaggaagaggaggttcTCAGTAACCAGCACCTCTGTAACCAGGAGAGGACCTCCAGTTTGGACCAAGAGGACCCAGAGCCTCCAcagattaaagaggaacaggaggaactctGCACCAGTCTGGAGGGAGAGCAGCTGGTGCTGAAGCAGGAGACTGAAACCTTTATGTTGACTCCTACTTGTGAGGAAAGTGACAATGGTGGAGATCAGACTCTGGACTTGAGTCCTGATGAAACTCAGAGtgcagcagagaaagagcaTGTTGTCAGCAGGTCAATTAAAAGTTCTGTGATAACAGAACCAAATAGTGACGACCAGCtcctctctcacaactctcatGTAGCTGAGAGCCAAGATCACAAAGGAGGTAAACATAGAGACTCAGGATCAACTAGAAATACAGGGACAACACTACAGAAGAGACATCATAACAGcaacagacacactgacagtgaACACAACTCTACTATGATAAAGATGAACAATAATACCTACAACAGTGAAAAGTCTTTCAAATGTGACGCTTGTGGAAAAGCTTTTAAGTATATGTCCAAATTGCGTAGACACTTGAcaatccacacaggtgagaaacCAAAGACTTGTGAAACATGTGGGAGAGATTTCAGATTTAATAGTGGGTTGTTGGCCCACATGAGaacccacacaggtgagaagccgtacctTTGCAACACCTGTGGGAAAAGGTTTTGCAAATCGTCAAACTTGATAAAACACGaaagaatacatacagatgaaaGGCCATATCCTTGCAATATATGTGGGAGACATTTCATATCTAAATATGTATCGGTGGTCCACATGAGAAGCCACACAGGGGAGAAGCCGTACCTTTGCAACACCTGTGGTAAAAGATTCAGTGAGAAGTCAAAATTGAAAAGGCATATGAAAACCCACACAGGTGAGAGGCCGTACCTTTGCAGCACCTGTGGGAAAAGATTTAGCCGGAAGGCAACTTTGACAAATCATATTATGAGATACCatacaggtgagaagccgtataCTTGCAAAATATGTGGAGGAGATTTCAGATCTAGCAGTAACTTGAATTGTCACATGAGAACCCACATTGATGAAAAGATGAATAACTGCAGcatggaagaggaggaaaagatgTGTAATGACACAGTCTTTACGTAG